In Acidimicrobiales bacterium, the following are encoded in one genomic region:
- a CDS encoding type II secretion system protein produces MMESLKNRPRAAGEGGFTLIELLVVIVILGILAGVVVFAVSGINDKGEDAACQTDTRTLRTAMEANYAQHNNYVVTPANWDGTGTATRTPVPESALVSAGFLSTESTLHDVFVFDRDGSADIGAGVEIRVAAGGVPQCGPTEGGVAGQGGNL; encoded by the coding sequence ATGATGGAATCACTGAAGAACCGGCCCCGGGCGGCCGGCGAGGGGGGCTTCACCCTCATCGAGCTCCTCGTCGTCATCGTCATCCTCGGCATCCTCGCCGGTGTCGTCGTCTTCGCCGTGAGCGGCATCAACGACAAGGGCGAGGACGCGGCGTGCCAGACGGACACCCGGACCCTCCGCACCGCCATGGAGGCGAACTACGCGCAGCACAACAACTACGTCGTCACCCCGGCCAACTGGGACGGGACCGGCACCGCCACGCGGACCCCGGTCCCGGAGTCGGCGCTCGTGAGCGCCGGGTTCCTCTCCACCGAGTCCACGCTGCACGACGTCTTCGTGTTCGACCGCGACGGCAGCGCGGACATCGGTGCCGGCGTCGAGATCCGGGTGGCGGCCGGCGGGGTACCGCAGTGCGGACCCACGGAGGGCGGAGTCGCCGGCCAGGGTGGCAACCTGTAG